One region of Chryseobacterium muglaense genomic DNA includes:
- a CDS encoding FMN-binding glutamate synthase family protein has translation MRDKFLSWGIVLVAATWVVALLIKAHYWIPTLLTAIYALGVYNSYQTKHAILRNFPVLGYFRYFFEGISPEMQQYFIERETDGKPFPRNQRSAVYRRSKNISDTVPFGTQLEVNHRKYEGIKHSIYAKSPKEELPRVWVGGEQCTQPYHASLFNISAMSFGALSDRAQMSLNKGAKKGNFYHNTGEGGISPYHLEGGDLCWQIGTGYFGCRDDEGKFNPELFTKYSTLPSVKMIEIKLSQGAKPGHGGVLPGVKNTPEIAKIRHVQPGLTIISPPSHSSFSDAAGLLRFVQHLRELSGGKPVGFKLCIGDTKEFEDICVQMNVLKIYPDFITIDGAEGGTGAAPPEFSDGVGMPLEPALIFVNRTLRNYNLRNKLRVIASGKVLTSLDILRAVAMGADMCNNARGFMFSLGCIQALRCNNNNCPTGVATQDKMLIKGLDVTDKAERVYHFHKNTLHTCNELIAAAGRSSYEEVDASMFMRGDEFEHLSDKYFPDILGNVR, from the coding sequence ATGAGAGATAAGTTCTTATCTTGGGGAATTGTATTGGTCGCTGCAACATGGGTTGTGGCGTTACTGATCAAAGCACATTACTGGATTCCTACGCTATTAACAGCAATTTATGCATTGGGAGTCTATAACTCTTACCAAACAAAACATGCAATTCTAAGGAATTTTCCTGTTTTGGGGTATTTCAGGTACTTCTTTGAAGGTATTTCACCTGAAATGCAGCAGTATTTTATTGAAAGAGAAACCGATGGGAAGCCATTTCCCAGAAATCAACGTTCTGCAGTCTACAGGCGTTCAAAAAATATAAGCGATACTGTTCCTTTTGGAACTCAATTAGAAGTAAATCACAGAAAATATGAGGGAATCAAGCATTCTATTTATGCTAAATCTCCAAAAGAAGAGCTTCCAAGAGTTTGGGTAGGTGGTGAGCAATGTACTCAGCCTTATCATGCTTCATTATTTAATATTTCAGCGATGAGTTTTGGTGCACTGAGCGACAGAGCTCAGATGTCTTTAAACAAAGGAGCAAAAAAAGGAAACTTTTATCATAATACAGGAGAAGGAGGTATTTCACCTTACCATTTGGAAGGAGGAGATTTATGCTGGCAAATAGGAACCGGATATTTCGGCTGCAGAGATGATGAAGGAAAATTTAATCCCGAATTATTTACAAAATATTCGACTCTTCCAAGTGTAAAAATGATTGAGATTAAATTATCTCAAGGTGCAAAACCTGGTCATGGTGGAGTATTGCCGGGTGTGAAAAATACTCCTGAGATTGCTAAAATACGCCACGTACAACCTGGTCTGACTATTATTTCTCCACCATCGCATTCATCTTTTTCGGATGCTGCAGGATTGTTGAGGTTTGTACAACATCTAAGAGAACTTTCTGGTGGAAAACCTGTTGGTTTTAAGCTGTGTATTGGTGATACCAAAGAGTTTGAAGACATTTGCGTTCAGATGAATGTTTTGAAAATTTATCCAGATTTTATAACTATTGACGGAGCAGAAGGAGGAACCGGAGCTGCACCACCGGAGTTTTCGGATGGAGTAGGGATGCCTTTGGAACCAGCTTTAATATTTGTCAATCGTACGTTGAGAAATTATAATCTTAGAAATAAATTACGTGTAATAGCAAGCGGAAAAGTTCTTACGAGTTTAGATATTTTGCGAGCGGTTGCCATGGGAGCAGATATGTGTAATAATGCGAGAGGATTTATGTTTTCTCTTGGGTGTATTCAGGCTTTAAGATGTAACAACAACAATTGTCCGACAGGTGTAGCAACGCAGGATAAAATGCTAATTAAAGGGCTCGATGTAACCGATAAAGCTGAGAGGGTTTATCATTTCCACAAAAATACTTTGCATACCTGTAATGAGTTGATTGCTGCAGCAGGAAGAAGTTCTTATGAAGAGGTTGATGCCAGTATGTTTATGCGAGGTGATGAGTTTGAGCATCTTTCAGATAAGTATTTTCCGGATATTTTGGGGAATGTGAGATAA
- the mtaB gene encoding tRNA (N(6)-L-threonylcarbamoyladenosine(37)-C(2))-methylthiotransferase MtaB: MSHFHRTAAFHTLGCKLNFAETSTIARQLTDAGYDKVSFDDKADIYVINTCSVTENADRECKLHVKRAMKANPEGLVVIVGCYAQLKPEEISQIIGVDLVLGAKEKFNILSYLDDLEKSESEGIVHSCEIEETDFFIGSYSIGDRTRAFLKVQDGCDYKCTYCTIPLARGISRSDTIENVLKNAKEIAERDIKEIVLTGVNIGDYGKGEFGNKRHEHTFLDLISKLNEVEGIERIRISSIEPNLLKDESIELVSKSKSFVPHFHIPLQSGSDELLKKMKRRYLTKLYNDRVNKIREVMPDAAIGVDVIVGFPGETEELFMETYNFLNELPISYLHVFTYSERENTEAVGMQGVVPIPERKKRNKMLRILSEKKKMAFYQTQLGKTLPVLWEHENKDGKMYGFTENYVRVQKDFDQASVNQIEFLNLEKILSDGTVSVQSSYESFLAKA; the protein is encoded by the coding sequence ATGTCTCACTTTCATAGAACGGCCGCATTTCATACCCTTGGCTGCAAATTAAATTTTGCGGAAACATCTACTATTGCTCGTCAATTAACAGATGCAGGTTATGACAAGGTAAGTTTTGATGATAAAGCAGATATTTATGTCATCAACACTTGCTCAGTTACCGAAAATGCAGACCGTGAATGTAAACTTCACGTAAAAAGAGCCATGAAAGCCAATCCTGAAGGTTTGGTGGTCATTGTTGGATGTTATGCACAGCTGAAACCTGAAGAAATTTCACAGATTATTGGTGTCGATTTGGTTCTTGGAGCCAAAGAAAAATTCAATATTTTAAGCTATCTAGACGATTTAGAAAAGTCTGAAAGCGAAGGTATTGTACACTCTTGTGAAATTGAAGAAACCGATTTCTTTATAGGAAGTTACTCCATCGGTGACAGAACCAGAGCTTTTCTAAAAGTTCAGGATGGTTGCGATTATAAATGTACCTATTGTACAATTCCTTTGGCAAGAGGTATTTCTCGTTCAGACACCATCGAAAATGTTCTCAAAAATGCTAAAGAAATTGCCGAAAGAGACATCAAGGAAATTGTTTTAACGGGTGTAAATATTGGTGATTACGGTAAAGGAGAGTTCGGAAACAAAAGACACGAGCATACTTTTTTAGATTTAATTTCTAAACTTAATGAAGTTGAAGGAATTGAAAGAATCCGTATTTCGTCTATTGAGCCTAATCTTTTGAAAGATGAAAGCATCGAATTGGTTTCTAAAAGCAAGAGTTTTGTTCCGCATTTTCATATTCCCTTGCAATCGGGAAGCGACGAGTTATTGAAAAAGATGAAACGTCGTTATCTTACCAAATTATATAACGACAGGGTTAATAAAATCCGTGAAGTAATGCCCGATGCGGCAATTGGTGTAGATGTTATCGTTGGTTTTCCTGGAGAGACCGAAGAATTATTCATGGAGACGTATAACTTCCTGAATGAACTTCCTATTTCATATCTTCATGTATTTACCTATTCTGAAAGAGAAAACACAGAAGCGGTAGGAATGCAGGGCGTTGTTCCGATTCCGGAAAGAAAAAAACGTAATAAAATGCTGAGAATTCTTTCTGAAAAGAAAAAAATGGCATTTTATCAGACTCAATTAGGAAAGACGCTCCCTGTTCTTTGGGAGCACGAAAATAAAGACGGCAAAATGTACGGCTTCACAGAAAACTATGTGAGGGTGCAAAAAGATTTTGACCAGGCTTCAGTAAATCAAATTGAATTTCTAAATTTAGAAAAAATCCTGTCAGATGGCACGGTGTCTGTGCAATCGTCTTACGAAAGTTTTTTAGCAAAAGCATAG
- a CDS encoding DUF1572 domain-containing protein, translating into MKDLFIKRFEYYKMLGDKSFEQLSDDQIFWQFNEESNSIAVIVKHVAGNMLSRWTNFLTEDGEKSWRNRDEEFVNTFKTKDEVLQYWEKGWKCLFDALNQINDENLYSTIYIRNEAHSVIDAVFRQLAHYPYHIGQIVFIAKMMKNEDWKTLSIARNKSSDFNNEMKNKFTKDETDLNSSPVCYQNSSEIRDDYKL; encoded by the coding sequence ATGAAAGATCTATTTATAAAACGTTTTGAATATTACAAAATGCTCGGTGATAAATCATTTGAGCAACTTTCAGATGACCAAATTTTTTGGCAATTCAACGAAGAGAGTAATTCAATTGCCGTTATTGTGAAGCATGTTGCAGGAAATATGCTTTCAAGATGGACAAACTTTTTAACAGAAGATGGCGAAAAATCTTGGAGAAACCGTGATGAAGAATTTGTAAATACTTTTAAAACAAAAGATGAGGTTTTGCAATATTGGGAAAAAGGCTGGAAATGTCTTTTTGATGCTTTGAATCAAATTAATGATGAAAATTTATATTCCACAATCTATATCAGAAACGAAGCACATTCGGTGATTGACGCAGTTTTCAGACAATTGGCACATTATCCTTATCATATCGGTCAGATTGTTTTTATTGCTAAAATGATGAAAAATGAAGATTGGAAAACGCTTTCTATCGCAAGAAACAAATCGTCGGATTTTAATAATGAAATGAAAAATAAGTTTACAAAAGACGAGACAGACCTTAATTCTTCACCTGTTTGTTATCAAAACAGTTCGGAAATCCGAGACGATTATAAACTATAG
- a CDS encoding nuclear transport factor 2 family protein, which yields MKDLNTLNPEHLEKWFTDESTIWIPPTKEISGKNRILALFRAIFRRYEKIEWNVSEIFHLGNDKYFYQTSSSGNMNGKGTYNNEICTIVQFSKCGKILYLSDYFKDTKVF from the coding sequence ATGAAAGATTTAAACACTCTCAATCCTGAACATCTTGAAAAGTGGTTTACAGATGAAAGCACAATATGGATTCCTCCAACAAAAGAAATATCGGGAAAGAATAGAATTTTAGCTTTATTTCGGGCTATTTTCAGGCGTTATGAAAAAATTGAGTGGAATGTTTCTGAAATTTTCCATTTAGGAAATGATAAATATTTTTATCAAACCTCATCTTCAGGAAATATGAATGGTAAAGGAACTTACAATAATGAAATATGTACCATTGTACAGTTTTCAAAATGTGGAAAAATACTTTATCTTTCTGATTATTTTAAAGATACAAAGGTATTTTAA